The Longimicrobium sp. sequence CCCAGGTGCGCAGCGTGCGCCGGTCGTCGACCCGGAGGTCGGGCTCGCTCGCGGTGCCGTCGCCGGTCTCGCCCGCGCGCGTCCAGTCGAGCCCGGCCGCGGAGACGACGGTGCGGGCGGAAAGGCGCTCGCCCCGTACGGTCCACGTGAGCCAGCCGTAGCTGCTGCCGTACCGGCTGCGCAGGGCGGGGTCGCCCGGCTCGTCGCGGAAGCGGAGGCGGTCGCGGGCCAGCAGCGCGTGCGCGGCGAGCGTGTGGCCGGGCGCGAGGTCGTACTCGACCTTGGCCAGCGCGTCGTAGTAGACGGGGGAGATCTCGCCCTTGTCGCTGCTCCGCGCGTGTGACAGGTCGAGCGCCAGGTCCAGGAAGCCGCGCCGCGCGGAGCCCACCCATCGCCCCCGCCCCCCCGCCCAGCTCCCCGCCGACATCGCCCGCAGGTTGGTGAGCGACACCCCCAGCGTGGTGCGCGCCGGCCCCGGTACGGGCGACACCGTGCGCATGTCGAACACGCCGGTGAGCCGGTCGCCGTACTCGGCGCCGAACCCGCCGGTGATCAGGTCGATGCCGCGGACCGCCGAGACGTCGACGATGGAGAGGGCGCCGTCGAAGTCCTTGACGTGGAAGGGTTCCAGGAGCTGCACGCCGTCCAGCATCACGAACAGCTCGTCGTTGCCGCCCCCGCGCACCCGGAAGGCGGCGGAGAGGTCGGTCGCGGCCACGCCGGGGATGCGGCTCACCGCGCGGAACACGTCTTCGCCGATCTGCGGACGCGTCTCCAGGTCCTCGCGCGTGAGGGTGCGCGGCGCGTCGGCCCGGTGGTCCATCACCCCGAAGTAGCTGGGCGTCACCACCACCTGTGCCAGCGGGATCATCCCCGTCCTGAGCGTCACCTCCACGCGGCCGGCGGCGCCGGGCGCCACCTCGACCTCGGCGCGCGCCGGCTGGTAGCCGAGCCGGCGCACCTCCAGCGCGTACCGCCCGGGCGCCAGGCCGCCCAGCGCGAACCGGCCGTCCTCCGCGGTCACGGTGGACCGCGCCGCGGCCGACACCCGGGCCCCGGCCACGGCCTCGCCTGCGTCGCCGCGGACGATCCCGGCCACGCTCCCCGTTTGTGATACCCGCGGCTCGGCGCGGAGCACGGCCTGTCCGCGCGGCGAGACCAGGAGCCGCAGCCCGGAGCCGCGCAGGACCGCGAGCAGCGCGTCCGCCGCGCGCAGCCCGGCGACCCGGCTGGTGACCGGCCGGTCCAGGCCGGGAAGGTCGGGGTCGAACACCACGCCCACCGACGCCTCCGCCAGGATGTGGCGGACGGCGTCGCCCACCGTGCCGCCCCGCACCTCGCCGCGGACGACGCGCGCCAGCCCGGCGACGCCGTTGCCGCTCGCATCGAGCGGCGCCCATGCGGCGCCGGCGGGCGAGGGGGCGGAACTGGACTGCGGGCGGGCGGGAAGCGGGCTCACGGCGAGGAGGAGCGCTGCCGCGAGAATCCGGGCGGAGTGGTGGGTGGTCATGGCCGTGTGCGGGAGGAAGGGGAGATGAGGATGGTGCCTCCCGTGCGGCTCCAGCGGGCGCCGAGGGAGAGAGTGACCGCGTCGAGCACCTCGTCGAGGGGTGCGCGCGGGAGGGTGAGGGTGAGGTGCCGCCGCGCCAAGGCGGGGTCCGCCACGCGCACCTGCACGCCGTACCAGCGTTCCAGCTCCCGCGCGACCTCGGCGAGCTCCGCGCGGTCGAACTCCAGGCGTCCTTCCCGCCACCCCGCGTAGCGCGCGGGATCGACGCCCCGCTGCCGGGCAGCCGGCCTGCCGGGTGCCGCGAGGCCCAGGTCGCCGCGAACCAGGACGACGCCGGTGTCCGCGCCGGCCGCCGCGGAGCGCAGCCGCACCCGTCCGCTCTCCACCACCACGCGCACGGGCTCGCCACGGTAGCCGCGGACGTCGAACCGGGTGCCGAGCACGCGGGTGAGCGCGCCGCCGGAGCGCACGGTGAAGGGCCGCCTGGCGTCGTGCGCCACCTCGAAGAACGCCTCGCCGTCGAGCACCACCTCGCGCGCGCTGCCCCGGAAGCGGCGCGGATGCTCCAGCCGGCTGGCCGCGCCGAGGGTGATGCGCGTGCCGTCATCCAGCCGCAGCGAGCGCGTGGCGCCCGCCGCGGTCGCGACGGCGACCATCGGCTCCGGGGACGGCGCGGCCAGCCGCCAGATCCCGGCGCCGCCGGCCAGCACCGCCGCGACGGCCGCGGCGCGGAGCAGGGGAGCGCGGCGGCGCCCCGCCCACACCGGCGCGGGCCGGCCGGTCGCCATCGGCCCGGCCGCGGCGATGCGGGCGGAGAGGCTCTCCCACGCCTGGTCGGTGCGGCCGTCGCTGGCGGCGTCCGCGCCGGGGCCGCGGAGCGCGCGGAGCATCGCCAGGTGCTCCGGTGCCGCGGCCAGCCAGCGCTCCACGCGCGCGGCGGCCTCGGGCGAGGCCTCGCCGGCGAGGTAGCGGTCCAGCAGCGTCCAGTCGATGGGCTCGTTCACGGCGGCATCCCCGGTGGGCGTTCAGGAGGTGAGACAATCGAAACGAAAAAACCCCCACACCGGGAGGACGGATGGGGGTGCGCGGGTTCGTCTCGGGGGTCGACGATCACCTCCGCCGAGAGACGCGAGACTGGATGAACCCGACGACGTTCAGCGCGTCTGGAGCGACGACGTTCGGAATCCGCTCCCCGGTCTCAGTCGTCGAAGTCGCCGAGGGTGGCGCGAAGGGCCTTCAGCGCGCGGCCGAGCTGGTTCTCGACGCCCTTGACGGAGATGCCCATCACCTCGGCGATCTCACCGTGGCGCAGCCCGTGGCGCCAGCGCAGCTCCACCACCATTCGCGCCCGCTCCGGCAAACGTGACACGGCCCGTGCGACCGCCGCCGCGGCCTCCGATTCGGCCGCGGCGCGATCGGGTGCCGGGGATGGATCGGAGGGGTCGCCCTCTCGCCGCAGCCGGGCGAGCCACCCGCGTTCCCGGCTCACGCGCTTCAGGTGATTGAGGGCGCGGTTGCGGACCGCGCCGAAGAGGTATGCGCGCAGGGTGGCGCGCAGCTCCCAGGCGGCGCGGCCGCGCCAGAGCTCGAAGAACACGTCCTGCACCAGCTCTTCGGCGACCGCCGCGTCGCGCACGTACCCCTCGGCGAAGCGGCAGAGCCCGGCGTGGTGCTCGCGGAAGAGCGCCTCGAACGCGCCGGCGTCGCCGCGTCGAATGCGCTGGGCCAGCTCGCGGTCCTCCCGCGGCGGCGGAAGTCGCTCGGTCACGGACGTGTCACGTGCGGTGGGAACGGCATGGCAGAATGTATATTCGCCATGCTGTCCCAAATGCTACCCAATGGATCGCTGGATCACGAGCAGACCGTCGGAGAGAGCGCGGAACTCCCTGGAAGAGGGGAGACGATCGCCGTTTGGCCGAGCGCACCCAAAACCAACGAAAACGGCCCCGCCGCTCGACTGAGCGACGGGGCCATAAATCGCATTGTGGACCGAGAGCAGTCGTAGCGAGTGGGAAGGCGGAGGAGGAGAAACATCGAAGCAGGTTTTGACCTGAGGCCCATGGGAAGCTTCCTCGCTTTGGCAACCAACTGCCGTATCTTTCCGTGTACCACACGCATGACTTCCATCACCCCGTGAGGAGCCGCAGGGATGCCGAGCGTTTTTCTCAGCCACACGAGAGTCGATAAGCCCTTCGTCGAAAAGCTTGCGGATCATCTGAAGAAGCTTGGCGTGAACGTGTGGTTCGACAAATGGGAGATCAGAGTCGGGGAGTCCATCACATGGAAGATCAACGACGGGATCCGCGAAAACGAGTTCCTGGCCATAGTCCTTTCACCGGATGCACTTCGGTCGGAGTGGGTGAAGACGGAGCTCAGCGCCGCCTGGATCAGGCAGATGAATACCCGGAGAGTGGGCGTGCTGCCCATTCTCCTCAGAGATTGCGAGATCCCTCTGCTTCTCGCCGACCGGAGATACGCCGACTTCAGAACCGACTTCGATGAGGGTATCTCCCAGCTCGCGGGGGCGCTGGGCATTCGCGAAAGCCGGCTCATGTCCGAGGAGAACTGGCGACGATTCGCAGTCAAAAGAGCCCCCGGCTGGCAGAAGTTCCGTCAGGCCGAGTTCGAACGGTTGGTGACGGTGTTGGTCGACAGGGCCGTGGAGTACAACTGGTCGACGTGGGTTGGCGGGCGGGCGAATCCCTTCTCCATTACGCTTTCCGGCTTCGTCGGCCAGGGGCGGAGCGCTTCCGTGTCGCTGAAGCTCAGCGGGAAGACGCTTGCATACATGGCCACCCTCCAGGACGAGTACAACCCGAACCACCTGAGGGCCGGTGACTTCGACCTGTACGTCGGGAACACGACGAACGAGTGCGAGGAATTCGTGTGGCGACATATGGAGGACTTCCGGCGGGCCCACGGTGATCCCACAGGCAAGCCGCATCACTTCGTAGAGAGGTTCACGTCTCACATCGACGCAGCATCCTTTGCGCATCAGATGCTGAGCGAGCTTTCTTGGTACAAGGGAGAAAAACGCCTCAGATAAGCGATCTTGTTGGCGGGTCTTTCCAGCCGGAGTGCTGCGAGTTGCGAAGATGGAGTCGGGCGTGTAACCCACAACGAAAACGGCCCCGCCGCTCGACTGAGCGACGGGGCCGTAACTCGTTGCACTGCAACAGCGGAGGCGGAGGGACTCGAACCCCCAAGGGCT is a genomic window containing:
- a CDS encoding TIR domain-containing protein → MPSVFLSHTRVDKPFVEKLADHLKKLGVNVWFDKWEIRVGESITWKINDGIRENEFLAIVLSPDALRSEWVKTELSAAWIRQMNTRRVGVLPILLRDCEIPLLLADRRYADFRTDFDEGISQLAGALGIRESRLMSEENWRRFAVKRAPGWQKFRQAEFERLVTVLVDRAVEYNWSTWVGGRANPFSITLSGFVGQGRSASVSLKLSGKTLAYMATLQDEYNPNHLRAGDFDLYVGNTTNECEEFVWRHMEDFRRAHGDPTGKPHHFVERFTSHIDAASFAHQMLSELSWYKGEKRLR
- a CDS encoding RNA polymerase sigma-70 factor, with the translated sequence MTERLPPPREDRELAQRIRRGDAGAFEALFREHHAGLCRFAEGYVRDAAVAEELVQDVFFELWRGRAAWELRATLRAYLFGAVRNRALNHLKRVSRERGWLARLRREGDPSDPSPAPDRAAAESEAAAAVARAVSRLPERARMVVELRWRHGLRHGEIAEVMGISVKGVENQLGRALKALRATLGDFDD
- a CDS encoding TonB-dependent receptor; protein product: MTTHHSARILAAALLLAVSPLPARPQSSSAPSPAGAAWAPLDASGNGVAGLARVVRGEVRGGTVGDAVRHILAEASVGVVFDPDLPGLDRPVTSRVAGLRAADALLAVLRGSGLRLLVSPRGQAVLRAEPRVSQTGSVAGIVRGDAGEAVAGARVSAAARSTVTAEDGRFALGGLAPGRYALEVRRLGYQPARAEVEVAPGAAGRVEVTLRTGMIPLAQVVVTPSYFGVMDHRADAPRTLTREDLETRPQIGEDVFRAVSRIPGVAATDLSAAFRVRGGGNDELFVMLDGVQLLEPFHVKDFDGALSIVDVSAVRGIDLITGGFGAEYGDRLTGVFDMRTVSPVPGPARTTLGVSLTNLRAMSAGSWAGGRGRWVGSARRGFLDLALDLSHARSSDKGEISPVYYDALAKVEYDLAPGHTLAAHALLARDRLRFRDEPGDPALRSRYGSSYGWLTWTVRGERLSARTVVSAAGLDWTRAGETGDGTASEPDLRVDDRRTLRTWGIRHDATFDLSASALLKWGAEARRDAADYDYFRAQRTDGGLDTTAVDASPAGTALGGYAALRLRPAPPLTVEGGVRYDLDPATDERHAAPRVSAALQLDANTRLRAAWGRYAQAQGLHQLQVQDGVETFFPAEWAEHRVVGIERAAGNAVTVRVEAYQRLLSHVRPRWLNVGNPITDVFPEALDDRVRFAPVRGRAEGVEVQARRESGRRLAWSASYTLSRAEDQDSSGRWVPRALDQRHALALDLAWRPRPGWRLSMAWQYHTGWPASPLQQSAATLPTGEVVVTRSWGALNSIRLPAYHRLDARISREWARRGGRVQAYLDLFNLYNRANARAIDPFAEVRDGQVRLGQGYDEMFPFVPSFGVSWEF
- a CDS encoding FecR domain-containing protein, producing MNEPIDWTLLDRYLAGEASPEAAARVERWLAAAPEHLAMLRALRGPGADAASDGRTDQAWESLSARIAAAGPMATGRPAPVWAGRRRAPLLRAAAVAAVLAGGAGIWRLAAPSPEPMVAVATAAGATRSLRLDDGTRITLGAASRLEHPRRFRGSAREVVLDGEAFFEVAHDARRPFTVRSGGALTRVLGTRFDVRGYRGEPVRVVVESGRVRLRSAAAGADTGVVLVRGDLGLAAPGRPAARQRGVDPARYAGWREGRLEFDRAELAEVARELERWYGVQVRVADPALARRHLTLTLPRAPLDEVLDAVTLSLGARWSRTGGTILISPSSRTRP